A portion of the Jaculus jaculus isolate mJacJac1 chromosome 5, mJacJac1.mat.Y.cur, whole genome shotgun sequence genome contains these proteins:
- the LOC101615738 gene encoding lysozyme-like protein 1: MKAASVLALVAGFLTVTESKIYTRCKLAKIFARANLDNYMGFSLGNWICMAYYESHYNTTARKVLEDGSIDYGIFQINSFTWCRDKRLSEKNYCHVACSALLMDDLTDAIICAKKIAKETQGMNYWQGWKKHCDGKDLSDWKRGCDVS, from the exons ATGAAGGCTGCCAGCGTCTTGGCCTTGGTGGCCGGTTTCCTCACAGTTACAGAATCCAAAATCTATACTCGCTGTAAACTGGCAAAGATATTTGCAAGGGCCAACCTGGACAATTACATGGGATTTAGCCTTGGAAACT GGATCTGCATGGCGTACTATGAGAGCCACTACAACACCACGGCCCGGAAGGTCCTAGAGGATGGGAGCATCGACTATGGCATCTTCCAGATAAACAGCTTCACATGGTGCAGAGACAAGAGGTTATCAGAGAAGAACTACTGCCACGTGGCATGCTCAG cCTTGCTCATGGATGACCTCACAGATGCAATTATCTGTGCCAAGAAAATCGCTAAAGAGACACAAGGGATGAACTATTG gcAAGGTTGGAAGAAGCACTGTGACGGCAAAGACCTGTCTGACTGGAAAAGAGGATGTGACGTTTCATAA